From a single Miscanthus floridulus cultivar M001 chromosome 8, ASM1932011v1, whole genome shotgun sequence genomic region:
- the LOC136470946 gene encoding uncharacterized protein: MLGGVRTRGQLLSGAGGVVAYGEQLLSSAGLSSFHTVSVLMTSASRSPSSSLPSVNKALLEGDLESTSEILKRGGKVRQLKASKFLCQQVWSSEAVVDGEMKAVHHRLIGYLDED, translated from the exons ATGCTAGGTGGCGTTCGCACGCGCGGGCAGCTCCTCTCCGGGGCCGGAGGCGTGGTGGCTTACGGCGAGCAGCTCCTCTCCAGCGCTGGCCTCTCATCCT TTCATACGGTCTCTGTACTGATGACTTCAGCAAGCAGATCTCCGAGCTCATCGTTGCCAAG TGTAAACAAAGCTTTATTGGAAGGCGACCTAGAG TCAACATCTGAAATACTAAAACGCGGAGGAAAAGTTAGgcaactcaaagcttccaagttCTTGTGTCAGCAG GTATGGAGCTCGGAGGCAGTGGTCGATGGCGAGATGAAGGCAgttcaccaccgtctcataggctaccttgatgaggactag